A genome region from Acidisarcina sp. includes the following:
- the pncA gene encoding bifunctional nicotinamidase/pyrazinamidase → MPITLTENDVLLIVDVQNDFCEGGALAVPRGEEVVDLINRIAPLFRHAVVTQDWHPEGHLSFASSHPGKAAYQTIQAPYGEQILWPDHCVQGSYGAEFHAKLAVPSAAMILRKGFHRAIDSYSAFRENDRQTHTGLSHYLAEHGLERVFLAGLAYDYCVRFSALDARHAGFEAVVIEDACRAIGLPGSVEATRRDFASQGIHSIASRDLRNLIL, encoded by the coding sequence ATGCCAATCACTCTGACAGAGAACGATGTGCTGCTCATTGTCGATGTGCAGAACGACTTCTGTGAGGGAGGCGCGCTTGCCGTTCCCCGGGGAGAAGAGGTTGTCGACCTCATCAACCGTATCGCGCCTCTCTTTCGTCACGCGGTTGTCACCCAGGACTGGCACCCCGAAGGTCACCTCTCCTTTGCCTCCAGCCATCCCGGCAAGGCTGCCTACCAGACCATCCAGGCTCCCTATGGAGAGCAGATCCTCTGGCCAGATCATTGCGTGCAGGGCAGTTACGGAGCGGAGTTCCACGCAAAGCTTGCGGTGCCCTCTGCCGCGATGATCCTGCGCAAGGGGTTTCACCGCGCCATCGACTCCTATTCCGCCTTCCGGGAGAACGACCGGCAGACGCACACCGGGCTCTCCCACTACCTTGCAGAGCATGGCCTGGAGCGCGTTTTTCTCGCCGGTTTGGCCTACGATTACTGTGTTCGCTTTTCCGCTCTGGATGCCAGACACGCGGGATTTGAAGCCGTTGTCATCGAGGACGCCTGCCGTGCCATCGGCCTCCCCGGCTCGGTCGAGGCCACCCGGCGCGATTTCGCCAGCCAGGGAATCCACTCGATCGCCAGCCGGGACTTACGGAATTTGATCCTCTGA
- a CDS encoding anti-sigma factor → MSDRTPFESNPRKLRCEEWEALLADALDGALTTRDQASFERHAAECPLCVTMLAEAQKGQQWLQFLHPEPPIPADLLQRILVKTAGTAALGADPATSPALPLPAAVHHRTPAWQRFSLPAGVRRYIEPRMMMTAAMAFFSIAMTLNLAGVRLTALRGQDLRPSAMFSNLERQFYTAKAPVVRYYENLRVVYEVESRMRELRRTTESDETKTPPQTEQQKAPAANENGGSARKNGGKSETPRTVTPPASFAGRPIEARLQDLPEGHNRLYTHEVQQNSLFPPRADQAERSLA, encoded by the coding sequence ATGTCCGACCGTACTCCATTCGAATCGAATCCGCGCAAGCTCCGGTGTGAGGAGTGGGAAGCCCTGCTAGCTGACGCGCTCGATGGCGCTTTGACCACCCGCGATCAAGCCAGTTTTGAGCGGCATGCCGCCGAGTGCCCGCTGTGCGTCACCATGCTGGCAGAGGCGCAAAAGGGCCAGCAGTGGCTCCAGTTCCTCCACCCCGAGCCGCCCATCCCTGCGGACCTGCTGCAGCGCATTCTTGTCAAAACTGCGGGCACAGCCGCGTTAGGCGCGGACCCGGCAACTTCGCCTGCCCTGCCGCTTCCGGCAGCAGTGCACCACCGCACTCCGGCATGGCAGCGCTTCTCGCTCCCGGCAGGCGTGCGCCGTTATATCGAGCCGCGCATGATGATGACCGCGGCGATGGCTTTCTTCTCGATTGCCATGACCCTGAACCTGGCAGGTGTCCGTTTGACCGCTCTGCGGGGACAGGACCTGCGCCCCTCGGCAATGTTCTCCAACCTGGAGCGCCAGTTCTACACCGCCAAGGCTCCTGTGGTCCGTTATTACGAGAATCTCCGCGTCGTCTACGAGGTCGAGTCCAGGATGCGCGAATTGCGCCGGACCACCGAGAGCGACGAGACCAAGACTCCACCGCAGACGGAGCAGCAGAAGGCTCCGGCGGCGAATGAAAACGGAGGCAGCGCCCGCAAGAACGGCGGGAAGTCAGAGACTCCGCGTACCGTCACCCCCCCTGCCAGCTTTGCCGGTCGGCCCATCGAAGCCCGCCTGCAGGACTTACCGGAGGGCCACAACCGGCTCTATACCCATGAAGTGCAGCAAAACAGTTTGTTCCCCCCAAGAGCAGACCAGGCAGAAAGGAGCTTGGCATGA
- a CDS encoding RNA polymerase sigma factor yields the protein MTWNAFGIQLPNGPVLAHSQKRPALNRVEPFVAGYESGRADKASGSRQIVLRESLYPGRLSTSAITAAGSAVGERHAGERFEERRLEPDWNVVVGRCLGGDSMAWTELVRAHHRRVYSLCYRFTGCPQDSEDLTQDVFLKIYANLHTFDGTRGSFQVWIATLTRNLLVDHFRRSRQQRATDSIDAGWDDPEQTHVAERLTDSRPSPHENAAAQELQKMVQQALTQISPELREAVILRDLQDLDYKEIAQVLHIPEGTVKSRISRGRAELARLLERNKKQVV from the coding sequence ATGACGTGGAATGCATTTGGGATCCAGTTACCCAATGGCCCTGTGCTCGCCCACTCGCAGAAGCGCCCCGCTCTGAATCGCGTCGAGCCGTTTGTCGCCGGCTACGAATCCGGGCGCGCAGACAAAGCCAGCGGTTCCCGCCAGATCGTCCTTCGGGAGAGTCTTTACCCAGGCCGACTGTCCACGTCAGCAATCACAGCGGCGGGGAGCGCGGTCGGAGAGCGGCATGCGGGCGAGAGATTCGAGGAACGGCGTTTGGAACCAGATTGGAATGTCGTTGTAGGGCGTTGCCTCGGTGGAGACTCGATGGCCTGGACCGAACTGGTCCGCGCACATCATCGCCGCGTCTACAGCCTTTGCTATCGATTCACCGGCTGCCCCCAGGACTCCGAAGACCTGACCCAGGACGTATTTCTCAAGATCTACGCCAATCTCCACACTTTTGACGGTACCCGCGGCAGCTTCCAGGTCTGGATCGCCACCCTCACCCGCAATCTTCTCGTCGATCACTTCCGGCGCAGCCGCCAGCAGCGGGCCACCGATTCCATTGACGCCGGCTGGGACGACCCCGAGCAGACGCACGTCGCCGAGCGGCTCACCGACTCACGTCCAAGCCCACACGAAAATGCAGCCGCGCAGGAGCTGCAGAAAATGGTGCAACAGGCGTTAACCCAGATCTCCCCGGAGCTGCGGGAGGCCGTCATTCTGCGCGACCTTCAGGACCTTGACTATAAGGAAATTGCCCAGGTACTTCATATTCCGGAAGGCACAGTGAAATCACGCATCAGCCGCGGACGTGCGGAACTAGCACGCTTGCTGGAACGTAATAAGAAACAGGTGGTTTGA
- a CDS encoding DUF4097 family beta strand repeat-containing protein: MMATLPPPYSPQDARRRAREAWRSQAAAQRAAIRAQRNYWRAMQRPSIAGPVVLIVIGIVALLLATGKIDGPTFWMAYHRWWPLLFILVGSILLGEWFLDRNRPHPVRRSAGGVVFLLILAALAGGATWAHWNWGPLHDEFSGQDGEFFHFMGAEHANDTQLDLDIPASPQVQVQNPRGDITITPSADARLHVRSHETAYTNSEDDARRFLQSLAPKVTVSGTNVVVHVDGNANGKSDVTLELPPAASADVNAGHGDINIEGLKGSVNVASGHGDIKFESLGGTAHARVSRGNFSAHDVRGDLSVDGRMEDVTLSEIRGKVLLDGDFFGSTHLERIEAPLHFHSSRTDFEAARIAGDMTMDSSDLHLQQAQGPIKIVTRSKSIDCSQVFGDIHIENSNDDVNVTPGAPLGNIWINNRNGSINLGLPPGAGFSIDGHANNGEISTDFPLNQTGSNSSHSLTGEVGKGGPRITLMSSQGDIHLKKGDLIPGLPPIPPLPPMPSANSLPVFPKMPKAPTPPGPIRHLRQPPGVSEQPAVQ; the protein is encoded by the coding sequence ATGATGGCAACCCTTCCTCCTCCCTACTCTCCGCAGGATGCGCGCCGCCGCGCTCGCGAAGCCTGGCGCTCGCAGGCAGCCGCGCAACGCGCCGCCATTCGCGCCCAGCGCAATTACTGGCGCGCCATGCAACGGCCCTCCATCGCCGGCCCTGTTGTTCTGATCGTGATCGGCATCGTCGCCCTGCTGCTGGCTACCGGCAAGATCGATGGCCCGACCTTCTGGATGGCCTATCACCGCTGGTGGCCGCTGCTCTTCATTCTGGTGGGATCGATTCTGCTGGGGGAGTGGTTCCTCGACCGCAATCGGCCGCATCCCGTTCGCCGCTCCGCCGGTGGAGTTGTCTTCCTTCTCATTCTTGCCGCGCTCGCTGGAGGCGCGACCTGGGCGCATTGGAACTGGGGCCCCCTGCATGACGAGTTCTCCGGCCAGGATGGCGAATTTTTCCACTTCATGGGCGCGGAGCACGCGAACGATACCCAACTGGATCTCGATATTCCCGCATCGCCCCAGGTGCAGGTGCAGAATCCGCGCGGCGATATCACCATAACCCCATCCGCCGATGCCCGCCTGCATGTCCGCTCGCACGAGACGGCCTATACCAACTCCGAGGACGACGCACGGCGCTTTCTCCAGTCGCTGGCTCCAAAGGTAACTGTCTCTGGTACAAATGTGGTCGTGCACGTGGATGGCAACGCAAATGGCAAGTCCGACGTCACCCTCGAACTGCCTCCTGCCGCATCGGCTGACGTCAACGCCGGGCACGGAGACATCAACATCGAAGGGCTGAAGGGGAGCGTCAACGTAGCCTCGGGACACGGCGACATCAAGTTCGAGAGCCTGGGAGGAACCGCGCATGCCCGCGTGAGCCGGGGCAACTTCTCCGCGCACGATGTTCGCGGCGATCTCTCCGTCGATGGGCGCATGGAAGACGTCACGCTGTCGGAGATCCGCGGCAAGGTGCTGCTGGATGGCGACTTCTTCGGTTCTACGCACCTCGAACGCATCGAGGCGCCGCTGCACTTCCACTCCAGCCGTACCGACTTTGAGGCCGCCCGCATAGCCGGCGATATGACGATGGACTCCAGCGACCTGCATCTGCAGCAGGCACAAGGGCCCATCAAGATCGTGACCCGCTCCAAGTCCATCGACTGCAGCCAGGTCTTTGGCGACATCCACATCGAGAATTCCAATGACGATGTCAACGTCACTCCCGGAGCACCGCTGGGGAATATCTGGATCAATAACCGCAACGGCTCCATCAACCTGGGACTGCCGCCGGGTGCCGGTTTTTCGATCGACGGCCACGCCAACAATGGGGAAATCTCTACCGATTTTCCGCTGAACCAGACCGGCAGCAACTCCTCCCACTCCCTTACCGGCGAAGTTGGAAAGGGCGGACCGCGGATTACCTTAATGTCGAGTCAGGGTGATATTCACCTGAAGAAGGGTGATCTGATTCCAGGGCTGCCGCCGATTCCGCCGCTGCCGCCTATGCCTTCGGCGAACAGCTTGCCCGTCTTTCCCAAGATGCCCAAGGCTCCCACGCCACCCGGCCCAATCCGGCACCTGCGGCAACCGCCCGGCGTCAGCGAGCAGCCAGCCGTTCAGTAA
- a CDS encoding DUF5668 domain-containing protein — MNCANHPETPVEAYCQLCGKALCSQCVHSISGIVACESCIAARLGVAGNAKESAGKAPYPATGPLPPAYNGDAKPMLAGFLGFIPGVGAMYNGQFVKALVHVLIFAILISISNQNGIFGLFIAAWVFYQIFDAYQTAKARRDGLPLPDPFGLNDLGARLGLHPAQAAIPVPPATYAPVPPASYTPPATAPGDAGYPQATAQSPYDSAAYQVAGYAPPPPQTPYEAYPPPIPPVLPPRRPEPVGAIVLIGLGVLFLLSSLGIFSMHWIGHGWPIFLIALGGWLIYRRTRDVPDGGTK, encoded by the coding sequence ATGAACTGCGCAAACCATCCTGAAACACCTGTAGAAGCTTACTGCCAGTTGTGTGGCAAGGCCCTGTGTTCGCAGTGTGTGCATTCCATCAGCGGCATTGTTGCCTGCGAGTCGTGCATCGCAGCCCGGTTAGGTGTTGCCGGCAACGCGAAAGAGAGCGCAGGCAAAGCTCCCTATCCGGCGACCGGCCCTTTGCCGCCAGCCTATAACGGCGACGCGAAACCTATGCTGGCCGGCTTCCTGGGATTCATTCCGGGCGTGGGAGCGATGTACAACGGTCAGTTCGTCAAAGCGCTGGTCCACGTGTTGATCTTCGCCATTCTGATCTCCATTTCCAATCAGAACGGAATCTTCGGCTTGTTCATCGCCGCCTGGGTCTTTTACCAGATATTCGACGCCTACCAGACCGCCAAGGCGCGGCGCGATGGCCTGCCGCTGCCCGATCCCTTCGGACTGAACGACCTCGGCGCCCGGCTTGGCTTGCATCCGGCGCAAGCAGCCATTCCCGTTCCGCCGGCCACTTATGCTCCAGTTCCTCCGGCTAGTTATACCCCGCCAGCCACTGCTCCCGGCGATGCCGGATATCCTCAGGCAACGGCGCAGAGCCCCTACGACTCCGCGGCTTACCAGGTAGCCGGGTATGCTCCGCCGCCACCGCAAACGCCTTACGAGGCGTATCCTCCGCCGATCCCTCCGGTTCTGCCGCCGCGCAGGCCCGAGCCGGTCGGCGCCATTGTCCTCATCGGCCTGGGGGTCCTGTTCCTGCTTAGCTCCCTTGGCATCTTCAGCATGCACTGGATCGGTCACGGCTGGCCTATTTTCCTCATCGCCCTGGGCGGCTGGCTCATCTACCGGAGAACTCGTGACGTACCAGATGGAGGCACAAAATGA
- a CDS encoding methylmalonyl-CoA mutase family protein, producing the protein MSGAAGNGAGEKTVYTQAELAAAGFDAERDLGFPGEFPFTRGIQPTMYRGRLWTMRQYAGMGDAEESNARYKFLLANGTAGLSVAFDLPTQIGYDSDDPMALGEVGKVGVAIDSLEDMERLFAGIPLDSISTSMTINATASILLALYVATARRAGSETRKLSGTVQNDILKEYIARGTYIYPIRHGMRLVTDMFAWAKEQVPEWNTISVSGYHMREAGSTAAQEVAFTLANGMTYVQAAMDAGLGVDDFAGRVSFFFNAHNDFFEEIAKFRCARRVWAHLMRDHFGAKNPRSWMLRFHTQTAGSTLTAQQPENNIVRTAIQALSAVLGGTQSLHTNGYDEALALPTEEAARIGLRTQQILASESGVAQTVDPVAGSYYVESLTSQLEQKVRGYLDRIAAMGGMLRAIERGWVQQEIQDAAYAYQRRVDSGEAVVVGVNRFATENEAAIPIQRIAEDLERRQVERVRALRARRDPAKHATALAAVVDRARSGANLMPVILEAVESYATVGEVATALRSVFGEYQESVVV; encoded by the coding sequence ATGAGCGGAGCCGCGGGGAATGGTGCGGGCGAGAAGACGGTCTATACCCAGGCGGAGCTTGCGGCCGCAGGCTTCGATGCGGAGCGGGATCTTGGGTTTCCGGGGGAGTTTCCCTTTACGCGCGGCATCCAGCCGACAATGTATCGCGGGCGGCTCTGGACGATGCGGCAATACGCCGGCATGGGCGACGCGGAGGAGAGCAACGCGCGCTACAAGTTTCTGCTGGCCAACGGGACCGCGGGCCTCTCGGTAGCCTTCGATCTGCCGACCCAGATCGGCTACGACTCCGACGACCCGATGGCGCTGGGCGAGGTGGGCAAGGTCGGGGTGGCGATTGACTCGCTCGAAGATATGGAGCGGCTCTTCGCCGGCATTCCGCTGGACAGCATTTCGACTTCGATGACGATCAATGCCACTGCGTCGATTCTGCTGGCGCTCTACGTGGCGACGGCGCGACGGGCGGGGTCGGAGACGCGCAAACTCTCCGGCACGGTACAGAATGACATCCTGAAGGAATACATCGCGCGGGGAACATATATCTATCCCATTCGCCATGGCATGCGGCTGGTGACGGATATGTTCGCCTGGGCGAAGGAACAGGTGCCGGAGTGGAACACGATCTCCGTCTCCGGCTACCACATGCGCGAGGCAGGATCGACGGCCGCGCAGGAGGTCGCCTTTACCCTGGCCAACGGCATGACCTACGTGCAGGCGGCTATGGACGCGGGCCTGGGCGTGGATGACTTTGCCGGGCGGGTGAGCTTCTTCTTCAATGCGCACAATGATTTTTTTGAGGAGATTGCGAAGTTCCGCTGTGCGCGGCGGGTGTGGGCGCACCTGATGCGGGACCACTTCGGAGCAAAGAATCCCCGGTCGTGGATGTTGCGGTTTCATACGCAGACGGCGGGATCGACGCTGACCGCGCAGCAGCCGGAGAACAACATTGTCCGCACGGCGATCCAGGCTCTGAGTGCGGTGCTCGGAGGCACACAGTCTCTGCACACGAACGGCTACGACGAGGCGCTGGCGCTTCCTACCGAAGAGGCGGCGCGAATCGGTCTGCGCACGCAGCAGATCCTGGCATCGGAGTCTGGTGTGGCGCAGACGGTCGATCCCGTTGCGGGGTCGTACTATGTGGAGTCGCTGACCAGCCAGTTGGAGCAGAAGGTACGCGGATATCTGGACCGGATTGCGGCCATGGGCGGAATGCTGCGGGCGATCGAGCGGGGATGGGTGCAGCAGGAGATTCAGGACGCGGCCTATGCATACCAGCGTCGTGTGGATAGCGGCGAGGCCGTGGTGGTGGGCGTCAACCGCTTTGCGACGGAGAATGAGGCGGCGATTCCTATCCAGCGCATTGCCGAGGACCTGGAGCGCAGGCAAGTGGAGCGGGTTCGTGCATTGCGGGCGCGGCGCGATCCTGCGAAGCATGCCACGGCGCTGGCGGCGGTGGTGGATCGGGCGCGTTCGGGGGCGAACCTGATGCCGGTGATTCTGGAAGCGGTGGAGAGCTATGCCACGGTCGGCGAGGTGGCCACGGCGCTGCGCAGCGTCTTTGGGGAATACCAGGAATCCGTAGTGGTTTGA
- the cmk gene encoding (d)CMP kinase produces MTGKHLIVAIDGPAGAGKSTLAARLASRFGLLNLETGAMYRAFALAALEKGIPVDQSAELERLTGSTTIRLQSGAGGNRVFLDGRDVTERIRQKDVTEAASRVSVHPAVRHWMVAMQRKLGEMGGVVMEGRDIGTEVFPGADVKIFLDASPEARGERRYQQLGPSGETQQAAVLREIQQRDERDRTRVQSPLRPAADAVVIDSTNLPLDEVVALAEALITERLAAR; encoded by the coding sequence ATGACAGGCAAGCACTTAATTGTTGCGATTGACGGTCCGGCGGGAGCGGGAAAGAGCACTCTGGCGGCGCGGCTTGCCAGCCGGTTCGGACTTCTCAATCTGGAGACGGGCGCGATGTATCGGGCGTTTGCCCTGGCGGCGCTGGAGAAGGGCATTCCAGTCGATCAATCGGCGGAGCTCGAACGGTTGACCGGGAGCACCACGATCCGCCTGCAGTCCGGGGCTGGTGGCAATCGAGTCTTTCTGGATGGCCGAGACGTGACCGAGCGCATCCGGCAGAAGGACGTTACCGAGGCTGCCTCGCGCGTGAGCGTTCACCCCGCGGTCCGCCACTGGATGGTGGCCATGCAACGAAAGCTGGGGGAGATGGGCGGCGTAGTCATGGAAGGCCGCGATATCGGAACCGAGGTCTTTCCCGGGGCGGATGTAAAGATTTTTCTGGATGCCTCACCCGAGGCCCGTGGAGAGCGGCGGTATCAGCAGCTTGGCCCTTCCGGTGAGACGCAGCAGGCGGCTGTGCTGCGCGAGATTCAGCAGCGGGATGAGAGGGACCGGACTCGTGTCCAGTCTCCTCTCCGCCCTGCTGCCGATGCAGTGGTCATCGACTCAACCAACCTGCCGCTGGACGAGGTTGTCGCCCTCGCGGAGGCCTTGATTACTGAACGGCTGGCTGCTCGCTGA
- the gcvH gene encoding glycine cleavage system protein GcvH: protein MAYPATYRYTKEHEWIEVETGKIGITDYAQSSLGDIVFVDMPKVGASVEAGKVFGSVESVKAVSDLYSPVSGTVTAVNEELVKAPEKLNTDAHGSWIIQVKLSNPAEADGLLAAADYEKFVTEETGH from the coding sequence ATGGCATATCCCGCGACGTACCGCTATACCAAGGAACATGAATGGATTGAGGTAGAAACCGGAAAAATCGGAATTACCGATTACGCCCAGAGTTCGCTGGGCGACATCGTTTTTGTGGACATGCCCAAGGTCGGCGCCTCGGTTGAGGCAGGCAAGGTTTTCGGGAGCGTCGAGTCGGTGAAGGCTGTATCCGATCTCTACTCCCCGGTGAGCGGTACCGTGACGGCGGTGAATGAGGAACTGGTGAAGGCTCCGGAAAAGCTCAACACGGATGCCCACGGATCCTGGATTATCCAGGTGAAGTTGTCGAATCCCGCTGAGGCGGATGGGTTGCTGGCCGCGGCGGATTACGAGAAGTTTGTGACCGAAGAGACGGGACACTAA
- a CDS encoding GNAT family N-acetyltransferase, giving the protein MQAKESSLEFVPATPERWKDVESLFGSRGACGGCWCMTWRLSRAEFNRQKGEANRDSLRSLVESGAVPGVLALSEGRPVGWCAVAPREHYVALARSRVLRPVDEQRVWSISCLFVAKGFRRKGLSVLLLQAAAEFAHSQGAAIVEGYPQELDADLPDAFVWTGLAGAFQKAGFVEVARRSPRRPIMRHNHVPLGK; this is encoded by the coding sequence TTGCAGGCGAAAGAATCCTCGCTGGAGTTTGTGCCGGCAACGCCGGAGCGCTGGAAGGACGTGGAATCGCTGTTCGGCAGCCGGGGCGCGTGCGGTGGCTGCTGGTGCATGACCTGGAGGCTGAGCCGCGCCGAATTCAATCGGCAGAAGGGTGAGGCGAATCGCGACTCGTTGCGCAGCCTGGTGGAGTCGGGCGCGGTGCCCGGTGTATTGGCTTTAAGCGAGGGCCGCCCGGTGGGCTGGTGTGCCGTGGCGCCGCGAGAGCACTATGTCGCGTTGGCGCGCTCGCGGGTGCTGCGTCCGGTCGATGAGCAGAGAGTATGGTCCATCTCGTGTTTATTTGTAGCAAAGGGCTTCCGCCGTAAAGGCTTGAGCGTATTGCTGTTGCAGGCTGCTGCGGAGTTTGCCCACTCTCAGGGAGCGGCGATTGTGGAGGGCTATCCGCAAGAGCTGGACGCCGATCTGCCGGACGCATTCGTCTGGACGGGGCTTGCCGGAGCCTTTCAGAAGGCAGGATTTGTCGAGGTTGCGCGCCGTTCTCCCCGGCGGCCGATCATGCGCCATAATCATGTGCCATTGGGAAAATAA
- the gcvT gene encoding glycine cleavage system aminomethyltransferase GcvT gives MPISRSALSTPAAPTPVLRKTALNPVHRQLGAKMVDFGGWDMPVEYSGLVAEHMAVRTGVGLFDVSHMGDIQFRGPGSLAAVQHISMNDASKLAVGQAHYSAMLYPQGTFVDDLIVHKLSDNDYLLVINAGTREKDVQWVRSQVGRFQGAHISDYSDMYTQLAIQGPRAAETLAKLTKTDLSAIKNYWFTWGEVCGLPNTLIARTGYTGEDGFEIYVPSDEATSARVWGEVLEAGKEFGILPCGLGARNTLRLESAMALYGHEISDTIDVFEAGLDRFCKLEKGPFVGSDALAKKKAEGGPRRKLVGLEMIERGIGRDGYAVFSLEGKEIGSITSGSPAPFLKKNIALAYVPLAFSALDTEVLVQVRNNMVKAKVVPTPFYRRPKKQA, from the coding sequence ATGCCCATTTCGAGGTCTGCTTTGTCTACTCCAGCCGCTCCCACGCCTGTATTGCGCAAGACTGCACTTAACCCCGTACATCGCCAGCTTGGCGCGAAGATGGTCGATTTTGGCGGGTGGGATATGCCCGTCGAATACTCCGGCCTGGTGGCGGAACACATGGCGGTGCGCACCGGGGTCGGTCTCTTTGACGTGAGCCACATGGGGGATATTCAGTTTCGCGGCCCGGGTTCGCTGGCCGCGGTGCAGCACATCTCGATGAATGATGCTTCGAAGCTGGCCGTGGGGCAGGCGCACTACTCCGCGATGCTGTATCCGCAGGGAACCTTTGTGGATGACCTGATCGTGCACAAATTGAGCGACAACGACTACCTGCTGGTGATCAACGCCGGCACGCGGGAGAAGGACGTGCAATGGGTGCGTTCGCAGGTGGGCCGGTTCCAGGGCGCGCACATCAGCGACTACAGCGACATGTACACCCAGCTTGCCATCCAGGGACCGCGCGCGGCGGAGACTCTGGCCAAGCTGACCAAGACGGATCTGTCGGCCATCAAGAACTATTGGTTCACATGGGGAGAGGTTTGCGGCCTCCCCAACACGCTGATCGCGCGCACCGGGTACACGGGCGAGGATGGCTTCGAGATCTATGTGCCCTCCGATGAGGCGACCAGCGCCCGGGTCTGGGGCGAGGTGCTGGAGGCGGGCAAGGAGTTCGGCATCCTGCCATGCGGGCTTGGGGCGCGCAACACGCTGCGGCTGGAGTCCGCCATGGCGCTCTACGGGCACGAGATCAGCGATACGATCGACGTCTTCGAGGCGGGGCTTGACCGCTTCTGTAAGCTGGAGAAGGGCCCCTTTGTGGGTTCGGATGCCCTGGCGAAGAAAAAGGCCGAGGGCGGCCCCAGGCGTAAGCTGGTGGGGCTGGAGATGATCGAGCGGGGAATCGGCCGTGACGGCTATGCTGTGTTTTCCCTGGAGGGCAAGGAGATTGGCTCGATCACCAGCGGTTCGCCTGCACCCTTCCTTAAGAAGAACATTGCTCTCGCCTATGTGCCGCTTGCGTTCTCCGCTCTGGACACCGAAGTTCTGGTGCAGGTGCGCAACAATATGGTGAAAGCGAAGGTGGTTCCGACGCCGTTTTACCGCCGACCCAAAAAGCAGGCATAG
- the glgC gene encoding glucose-1-phosphate adenylyltransferase, whose product MMKDTLGVLLAGGAGERLFPLTRDRAKPAVPFGGTYRIIDITLSNCINSELRRVYILTQYKALSLNRHIREGWTGIVAQDLGEFIEILPPMQRVSANWYMGTADAVYQNIYSIGAEQPKYVLILSGDHIYKMHYGKMLQQHKDSGADVTLATLQIDPSEVSRFGVVEVARNGDVTGFHEKPKETSVRSAFHPDKVDASMGIYIFNTDVLLPALMKDAEDPSSKHDFGHNILPAILGKYKLMAYNFVDENRQDALYWRDVGTLDAYYDANMDVAAVSPIFNLYDHAWPMRTRQRQYPPAKFVFGEPGRSGMAINSVISAGCVISGAVVRNSVLSQDVRVNSYAEIDSSIIFTHVNIGRHCRIRNAIIDRDVHLPEGTVIGYDHNEDKRTHFVTPSGLTVVTRDYSLYENPVAADFLRQG is encoded by the coding sequence ATGATGAAAGACACGCTGGGAGTATTGCTGGCAGGTGGGGCGGGGGAGAGGCTCTTCCCCCTCACAAGAGATCGCGCAAAACCTGCGGTGCCGTTCGGTGGCACGTACCGCATCATCGACATCACCCTCTCCAACTGCATCAATTCCGAACTGCGCCGCGTCTACATCCTTACCCAGTACAAGGCGCTCTCCCTGAACCGCCACATCCGCGAGGGTTGGACCGGCATTGTCGCGCAGGATCTTGGCGAATTCATTGAGATCCTCCCACCCATGCAGCGCGTCAGCGCCAACTGGTACATGGGAACCGCCGACGCCGTCTATCAGAACATCTACTCCATCGGCGCCGAGCAGCCAAAATACGTGCTCATCCTCTCCGGTGACCACATCTACAAAATGCACTATGGCAAGATGCTGCAGCAGCATAAGGACTCAGGCGCCGACGTCACCCTGGCCACGCTGCAGATCGATCCCTCCGAGGTCTCCCGCTTCGGCGTCGTGGAAGTGGCCCGCAATGGTGACGTCACCGGCTTCCATGAGAAGCCCAAGGAGACAAGCGTCCGCTCCGCCTTCCACCCCGATAAGGTTGACGCCTCCATGGGCATCTACATCTTCAACACCGATGTCCTGCTGCCGGCCTTGATGAAGGACGCCGAAGACCCCTCCTCGAAGCACGACTTCGGGCATAACATCCTGCCCGCCATCCTCGGCAAGTACAAGCTGATGGCCTACAACTTCGTCGACGAAAATCGCCAGGATGCGCTCTACTGGCGCGACGTGGGAACGCTCGACGCCTACTACGACGCCAACATGGATGTCGCCGCCGTCTCCCCCATATTCAACCTCTATGACCATGCCTGGCCCATGCGCACACGGCAGCGGCAGTATCCCCCGGCAAAGTTCGTCTTCGGCGAACCGGGCCGCTCCGGCATGGCCATCAATTCGGTCATCTCCGCCGGTTGCGTCATCTCCGGCGCCGTGGTGCGCAACAGCGTCCTTTCGCAGGATGTGCGCGTCAACTCCTACGCCGAGATCGACTCCAGCATCATCTTCACCCACGTCAACATAGGACGTCACTGCCGCATCCGGAACGCGATCATCGACCGCGATGTCCATCTGCCGGAAGGCACGGTGATCGGCTATGACCACAACGAAGACAAGCGGACCCATTTCGTCACCCCATCGGGATTGACGGTCGTCACTCGCGATTACTCTCTTTATGAGAATCCCGTCGCCGCGGATTTCCTCCGGCAGGGATAA